A single region of the Asterias amurensis chromosome 19, ASM3211899v1 genome encodes:
- the LOC139951722 gene encoding uncharacterized protein, with protein sequence MIQTYRKNSGAGCCKAGAMFRRVRYNLLTYPGAGWIAFLITLFLWALSVPYLRQAPSGVVPVPDTKEVRLQRIAAEKAFRRNTETMYDIRYNSSEYSYSFPVEDTCFFTRKLSKSDMPTIHSIFSNPASQSVVFVGVRFLRDNWAEDKFICEFENGERTQSDPIVNDYRSFGYLAQYVFVLTCPLPEIYIGRTNFTMSFYKVTWRPKWYMFAYANLTVCRAGSWPLTKKHFLSVCTMVKDMDDFLPDWLDYHRFMGVEHAYIYDNAVEKMSLLRETVKEYVDSGFVTVIPWSHRPSEEKSYLEVQIAHENDCLWRHRYDTHWMMKIDVDEYVQPMNPANPKIPNFLRDPRLNKLGAIRLQNWFFGRPNTSEVLEGSIMERNRWRPSEPTLQNTGRDKNILRPINVHYFKIHAIKLGGETKSINPETEMRLVHYRGDNPRVRHFDLPEFDVLDESMVNIWKQIKKAKMKTLLEAASETDNENIIKFFEDDVKSP encoded by the coding sequence ATGATTCAAACCTACAGGAAAAACAGCGGTGCGGGATGCTGTAAAGCCGGGGCAATGTTCCGACGGGTCCGTTATAACTTACTGACCTATCCAGGAGCAGGATGGATAGCGTTTTTGATAACCTTGTTCCTATGGGCTCTCTCCGTTCCCTATCTCAGACAGGCACCCAGTGGCGTTGTACCAGTTCCAGATACCAAGGAAGTTCGGTTGCAGAGAATAGCCGCAGAGAAAGCTTTTAGACGAAACACAGAGACAATGTATGATATCAGATACAACAGCAGTGAATATTCATACTCTTTCCCTGTCGAGGACACTTGCTTTTTCACTCGTAAACTCTCAAAGAGCGACATGCCAACAATTCATTCGATCTTCTCTAATCCAGCATCTCAGAGCGTTGTCTTTGTAGGAGTACGGTTTCTCCGGGACAATTGGGCAGAGGATAAGTTCATTTGTGAGTTCGAGAATGGTGAACGGACACAGAGCGACCCAATCGTGAATGACTACCGGAGCTTCGGTTATTTAGCTCAGTATGTATTCGTCTTAACATGCCCGCTACCGGAGATTTACATTGGTAGAACTAATTTTACCATGAGTTTTTACAAGGTAACATGGCGACCGAAATGGTACATGTTTGCTTACGCCAATTTGACGGTGTGTCGAGCGGGCAGCTGGCCGCTCACTAAGAAACACTTCTTGAGTGTTTGCACAATGGTCAAGGACATGGATGACTTCTTACCAGATTGGCTGGATTATCATCGCTTTATGGGTGTGGAACACGCTTATATCTACGACAATGCGGTCGAGAAGATGAGTTTGTTACGTGAGACAGTCAAAGAGTATGTAGACAGTGGGTTTGTCACCGTTATCCCATGGTCTCACAGACCGTCTGAAGAGAAGAGTTACTTAGAAGTGCAAATAGCCCACGAGAATGACTGTTTATGGCGTCACAGATATGACACCCATTGGATGATGAAGATTGATGTCGACGAATACGTCCAGCCCATGAACCCAGCCAATCCAAAGATACCTAATTTCTTACGGGATCCGAGACTCAATAAATTAGGTGCTATAAGACTTCAGAATTGGTTCTTTGGCCGCCCTAATACTTCGGAGGTTCTCGAAGGGTCCATCATGGAGCGAAATCGCTGGCGTCCGTCTGAGCCAACACTTCAGAACACCGGTAGAGACAAGAATATTCTCCGGCCTATCAACGTGCATTATTTTAAAATCCATGCTATCAAACTTGGAGGTGAGACAAAGTCCATAAACCCTGAAACTGAGATGCGTTTGGTACACTACCGTGGCGATAACCCAAGGGTCCGCCATTTTGATTTGCCCGAGTTCGATGTTCTAGATGAGAGCATGGTCAACATatggaaacaaatcaaaaaagcAAAGATGAAAACCTTACTGGAAGCTGCATCTGAAACTGACAATGAAAACATCATTAAATTCTTCGAAGATGATGTTAAAAGTCCATGa